In a genomic window of Sphingomonas koreensis:
- a CDS encoding bile acid:sodium symporter family protein, giving the protein MNALLRRLRLDPYIVAIMAMVAVAAIVPAKGAGKDVLDQVVHAAIAILFFLYGARISPQAIWAGMTHWRLQGLVFATTFLVFPLVGLGIVALAGGYLDSGLAIGLMFLCLLPSTVQSSIAFTSIARGNVPAAICSASVSNLAGVVITPLLATMLLSAHSGGMSLGAVRDIALQILLPFVVGQFARPFIGNWLSRRKTLTMVFDRGSILLVVYSAFSAGVVAGIWSKVTPQSLTLVIVLDLVILGIVLVFTTAASRLLRFPVEDEIAIVFCGSKKSMASGLPMANIIFPASTVGLIVLPLMLFHQMQLMVCAALARRYGQRPEEAAPPVAVVARPENCRAG; this is encoded by the coding sequence ATGAATGCTCTTCTGCGCCGGCTGCGGCTGGACCCCTATATCGTAGCGATCATGGCCATGGTGGCGGTGGCCGCCATCGTTCCCGCGAAGGGGGCGGGCAAGGACGTGCTCGATCAGGTGGTGCATGCCGCCATCGCCATCCTGTTCTTCCTCTACGGTGCCAGGATTTCGCCTCAGGCGATCTGGGCCGGCATGACGCACTGGCGCCTGCAAGGCCTGGTGTTCGCCACGACCTTCCTTGTCTTCCCGCTGGTCGGTCTCGGGATCGTGGCGCTGGCAGGCGGCTATCTCGACAGCGGCCTTGCGATCGGCCTGATGTTCCTGTGCCTCCTGCCCTCGACGGTGCAGTCGTCGATCGCCTTCACCTCGATCGCGCGCGGCAATGTCCCGGCCGCGATCTGCAGTGCCTCGGTCTCGAACCTTGCCGGCGTGGTGATCACGCCCTTGCTCGCAACCATGCTCCTGAGCGCCCATTCCGGGGGCATGTCGCTCGGCGCGGTGCGGGACATCGCGCTGCAGATCCTGCTTCCCTTCGTCGTCGGCCAGTTTGCTAGGCCATTCATCGGGAACTGGCTGAGCCGCCGGAAGACGCTGACGATGGTCTTTGACCGCGGATCGATCCTGCTGGTCGTCTATTCGGCGTTCAGCGCCGGCGTTGTCGCGGGAATCTGGAGCAAGGTGACCCCGCAGAGCCTGACGCTGGTCATCGTTCTGGATCTCGTGATCCTGGGCATCGTGCTGGTCTTCACGACCGCTGCCAGCCGCCTCCTGCGCTTTCCTGTCGAGGATGAGATCGCCATCGTGTTCTGCGGGTCGAAGAAAAGCATGGCGAGCGGTTTGCCGATGGCGAACATCATCTTTCCGGCGAGCACGGTTGGTCTGATCGTCCTCCCGCTCATGCTGTTCCACCAGATGCAGTTGATGGTCTGCGCGGCGCTTGCCCGGCGGTATGGCCAGCGGCCGGAAGAGGCCGCGCCGCCGGTCGCGGTGGTGGCGCGACCCGAGAATTGCCGGGCCGGTTGA
- a CDS encoding flavin reductase family protein: MNTLSPISDDTELRRLFGRFPTGVTALCAVDQGRPLGMTASAFVAISLNPPLVSVCIKHGSGTWRQLRTCERVGISFLGNGHAATARQLAQKTGDRFLGLDYEASAAGALFLANAAAWLECAFEKEIAAGDHDIVLFRLHRAAVADEIQPLVFHSSDFHTLVPIGQPPLQIVSEQHS, encoded by the coding sequence ATGAACACTTTGAGCCCCATCAGCGACGATACCGAACTGCGCCGCCTCTTCGGCCGGTTCCCGACCGGCGTCACCGCTTTATGTGCCGTGGATCAGGGCAGGCCCCTGGGGATGACGGCGAGTGCCTTCGTGGCGATCTCGCTTAACCCTCCGCTGGTGTCGGTGTGCATCAAGCACGGCTCGGGAACCTGGCGGCAATTGCGCACCTGCGAGCGCGTCGGAATCTCATTCCTGGGCAATGGCCATGCCGCGACTGCGCGTCAGCTGGCCCAGAAGACCGGCGACCGCTTCCTGGGCCTGGACTATGAAGCGAGCGCTGCCGGCGCGCTTTTCCTTGCCAACGCGGCGGCCTGGCTGGAATGCGCGTTCGAGAAGGAAATCGCCGCCGGCGATCACGACATCGTCCTCTTCCGCCTCCACCGGGCAGCGGTCGCCGACGAAATCCAGCCGTTGGTCTTTCACTCCAGCGATTTTCATACCCTGGTGCCGATTGGTCAGCCGCCTCTTCAGATCGTGAGCGAGCAGCATTCTTGA
- a CDS encoding protein kinase domain-containing protein yields the protein MHAGSSTRRRRRLWRFAGAEFDEASWALRIGGAAVALEGKPLEVLHELLLRAGEVVTKEEILDAVWPGVTVVEGSLPTAISKLRKALGARQDNVIETVPRIGYRLTCEVRIEGIDSPLAPRFTFAPGDTVPGRSQWKLERVLGDTGSLDVWLARHAKTGEQRVFKFADAPDRLRALKREAALARILFAGLGKAAPLPALLEWNFDASPYFLEYAYGGRDLLAWASEAGGLPAIALEERLHVAERICRAVADIHGLGVLHKDLKPANILVSEGEQGPVIKLADFGSGRLLDDAVLTSFRITDPGSLDADLGKDEPRSGTLAYRAPELVGDAIPTVKSDVYALGLILYQLTIGDFSGSLAPGWEAQVEDPLLRGDIGLAAEGTPERRLASAAELAERIERLDVRRQAAAEEAERAAFVAEQKREAERRRVRQPWVRAAAASLVAGFAATSALAVYAWSQRDRAIAARELADTGYSFIAEDVLASPDPAKSGADETVIDAVKRASRNIDQRFSASPAVAARLHLAVARAFHQRGDPDTARAEYEIADRLFREAGEATSDDAVIARLGRVHMEATSGQPARLEEAGRLLERERASLGARGNTARTGFALAQAEGAYGYMADIALAERAFRRAIAIGEAEAEIPATQLLKVKSSLVLTLMRLGRAKEAEPIARTLIDQSEKLRGADHPDTLVTRQHWLNSLSMVGEHEAALRGSAPLLLAMEKRFGPAHRFTLGLRSTRFESYAALGRYDAAAREAEQVWRGASAQTGPQSHQALVGQADYASALCRTAQRARAATVAADALERVRQAFGPDYPLTHVIRYFTAECLLANLRYAEAGRLLEDVNRQKLVELTGQPGYAAGVDLGLAEVALARGDRARASSLLATAQVQLEKTDDPFTRDRIVRLRGQLDQ from the coding sequence ATGCACGCAGGCAGCTCGACGCGACGGCGCAGGCGTCTCTGGCGGTTCGCGGGCGCCGAGTTCGACGAAGCGAGCTGGGCGCTGCGGATCGGCGGCGCGGCCGTGGCGCTCGAAGGCAAGCCCCTCGAAGTGTTGCACGAGTTGCTGCTGCGCGCGGGCGAGGTCGTCACCAAGGAGGAGATACTCGACGCCGTCTGGCCTGGCGTGACGGTGGTCGAAGGCTCGCTGCCGACCGCGATCTCGAAGCTGCGCAAGGCGCTGGGCGCGCGGCAGGACAATGTCATCGAGACGGTGCCGCGGATCGGCTATCGCCTGACCTGCGAGGTCAGGATCGAGGGCATCGATTCACCTCTTGCCCCCCGGTTCACCTTCGCCCCAGGCGATACGGTGCCCGGGCGGAGCCAGTGGAAGCTCGAACGCGTCCTCGGCGACACCGGTTCGCTCGACGTCTGGTTGGCCCGTCATGCCAAGACCGGCGAGCAGCGCGTGTTCAAATTCGCTGATGCGCCGGACCGGCTGCGCGCGCTCAAGCGCGAGGCCGCCTTGGCGCGCATCCTGTTTGCCGGGCTCGGCAAAGCCGCGCCGCTACCGGCCCTGCTGGAATGGAATTTCGACGCTTCGCCCTATTTCCTCGAATATGCCTATGGCGGGCGCGACCTGCTCGCCTGGGCGAGCGAGGCAGGCGGACTCCCGGCGATCGCGCTTGAAGAACGGCTCCACGTCGCCGAGCGTATTTGCCGCGCCGTCGCCGACATTCACGGTCTGGGCGTCCTGCACAAGGATCTGAAACCCGCCAATATCCTGGTCAGCGAAGGTGAGCAGGGGCCGGTCATAAAGCTCGCAGATTTCGGCAGCGGACGCCTGCTCGACGACGCCGTGCTGACGAGCTTCCGGATCACCGATCCCGGCTCATTGGACGCCGACCTTGGCAAGGACGAGCCGCGATCGGGAACGCTCGCCTATCGCGCGCCCGAACTGGTGGGCGACGCCATCCCGACGGTGAAGAGCGACGTCTATGCTCTGGGCCTGATCCTCTACCAACTCACGATCGGTGATTTTTCGGGGTCGCTGGCACCGGGGTGGGAGGCTCAGGTCGAGGATCCGCTGCTGCGTGGAGACATCGGGCTTGCCGCCGAAGGAACACCCGAACGCAGGCTCGCGAGCGCGGCCGAGCTCGCCGAGCGGATCGAGAGGCTCGACGTGCGAAGGCAGGCGGCTGCCGAAGAAGCCGAGCGGGCTGCATTCGTTGCCGAACAGAAGCGGGAGGCGGAACGCCGGCGCGTCCGCCAGCCCTGGGTCCGCGCTGCCGCGGCCAGCCTGGTGGCCGGGTTTGCCGCTACCTCGGCGCTCGCAGTCTATGCCTGGTCGCAGCGCGATCGCGCCATCGCCGCACGGGAACTGGCCGATACCGGATACAGCTTCATCGCGGAGGATGTGCTGGCAAGCCCCGATCCGGCGAAATCGGGCGCCGACGAGACGGTGATCGACGCTGTCAAGCGCGCGAGCCGCAACATCGACCAGCGCTTCTCCGCGTCACCTGCGGTAGCCGCTCGTCTGCACCTTGCAGTGGCGCGCGCCTTTCATCAACGCGGCGATCCCGACACCGCACGTGCTGAATATGAGATTGCCGACCGGCTGTTCCGCGAGGCCGGGGAGGCCACGAGCGACGATGCCGTCATCGCGCGCCTGGGCAGGGTGCACATGGAGGCCACATCGGGCCAGCCTGCACGGCTCGAAGAAGCGGGCCGCCTGCTCGAACGCGAGCGCGCCAGCCTGGGAGCGCGCGGCAACACGGCACGGACCGGCTTCGCGCTGGCGCAGGCCGAGGGCGCCTATGGCTATATGGCGGACATCGCCCTGGCCGAGCGTGCTTTTCGCAGAGCGATTGCGATCGGCGAGGCAGAAGCGGAGATCCCCGCGACCCAGTTGCTCAAGGTCAAATCCTCGCTGGTCCTCACCCTCATGCGGCTCGGTCGCGCGAAGGAAGCCGAGCCGATCGCACGCACGCTGATCGATCAATCCGAGAAGCTGCGGGGGGCCGACCATCCCGACACGCTGGTGACCCGGCAGCATTGGCTGAACAGCCTGTCGATGGTGGGCGAACATGAGGCCGCCCTGCGCGGTAGCGCGCCGCTGCTCCTGGCAATGGAGAAGCGGTTCGGTCCCGCCCATCGGTTTACGCTTGGGCTGCGCTCCACGCGCTTCGAAAGCTATGCCGCCCTTGGTCGCTACGACGCAGCCGCCCGCGAAGCCGAACAGGTGTGGCGAGGCGCCTCCGCCCAGACCGGCCCCCAATCCCATCAGGCGCTTGTCGGACAGGCAGACTATGCGTCCGCACTGTGCCGGACCGCGCAACGCGCCCGCGCGGCGACCGTGGCGGCAGATGCGCTGGAACGCGTCCGTCAGGCCTTCGGCCCGGACTATCCGCTGACCCATGTGATCCGCTATTTCACGGCCGAGTGCCTGCTCGCCAATCTGCGTTACGCCGAGGCTGGCCGGCTGCTCGAGGATGTGAACCGGCAGAAGCTGGTCGAGCTGACCGGGCAGCCGGGATATGCTGCGGGAGTCGATCTGGGGCTGGCCGAGGTTGCGCTGGCGCGTGGCGACCGCGCCCGGGCAAGCAGCTTGCTCGCCACGGCGCAAGTGCAACTCGAGAAGACGGACGATCCGTTCACCAGGGATCGGATTGTCCGGCTGAGAGGCCAGCTCGATCAATGA
- a CDS encoding intermembrane phospholipid transport protein YdbH family protein, with product MGPSEEKASVGNERAPASGAAWRWRRAIVGLLVLTAVVAGAAWLQRRTIARSFVDSELARRGVPARYEIEQLSPWRQRLVNVSIGDPRDPDLVADWIELRTSLTPWRAEVLVAKAGQVQAKGRIVKGVLSLGSLDRLLPPPSGKPFALPRLIVDVADARFRLDTGDGRVMLGLSGRGMLTDGFAGTLRARSARLGIAGCTLDDVAATMRVRIKDGAPGFDGPARAVRIACADIRAAQARFDIKAALDASLARWRGSAGLGVSAMASPRGRLSRLRGHIGFDGDRSRTAGAVTLRSGTVSSPEISAGSTAISGHYSIGETTAFEGEAAVQRAALPASLIGRVAGYADTAQGTPAAPLIRQLALALRDAGRGFGGTATVELAMRGDRSALRVRRFDLAAHSGARLRFDRGTGLGLDLRDGGVDLAGQLSLGGGGLPEAVLKLIRRPGSDELRGTGTVRPYRAGPAQLALSDLDFRWRGKAGEVRTTMTLSGPLGDGRVDGLSMPLLLRWNAQMVEVNPACAAIGFARIAAAGMALAGDSLSLCPVGAAMIRWSPQGLAGGIRTLKPELKGRVGDSPLTLAADAAQIDLAASRFAIANAAVRLGADQATRLDIGQLAGDFRAGPGGDFEALNGRIGAVPLALSNGKGNWRIEKGDLSLRGAFTLSDTEPQPRFEPLQAPDATLRLNDGKITAQAGLVSPKRQLTVGSVTLAHDLTLGAGHALLDIPGIRFQTEGLQPNELTALTYGVIADVDGLVAGSGRFDWSGETVTSTGRFTATEISLAAVFGQVQGLTTRLEFADLLNMRTAPGQSATMAEINPGVPVRDGALRYRLLDARRVEVEGGRWPFAGGELILDPTILDFDETQERRMTFHVKGVDAALFLKEMAFDNLDATGTFDGTLPMIFDAKGGRIESGELRARSGGRIAYVGEISRQDVGFWGNMAFQALKSLNYRNLSLRMNGPLAGEMVTDVSFSGVSQGEGTQSNFLIRRLAKLPFVFNVRISAPFRQLMDSVQSWYDPSRLIERNLPSLIEEQKRAEEAAKPAVQPRESGPVP from the coding sequence GTGGGGCCTAGCGAAGAAAAGGCGAGCGTCGGAAACGAGCGTGCACCTGCTTCGGGCGCAGCATGGCGTTGGCGTCGTGCGATCGTCGGCCTGCTGGTGCTCACGGCCGTGGTCGCCGGGGCCGCCTGGCTGCAGCGGCGCACGATCGCGCGCAGCTTCGTCGATAGCGAACTGGCCAGACGCGGCGTTCCCGCCCGGTACGAGATCGAGCAGCTTTCGCCCTGGCGGCAACGGCTGGTCAATGTATCGATCGGCGATCCTCGCGATCCGGATCTCGTCGCGGACTGGATCGAGCTTCGCACCTCGCTCACTCCCTGGCGCGCCGAGGTGCTGGTCGCGAAGGCGGGCCAGGTGCAGGCGAAGGGGCGCATCGTGAAAGGTGTGCTCTCGCTGGGGTCGCTGGACCGGCTCTTGCCGCCACCGTCCGGCAAGCCGTTCGCACTGCCGCGCCTGATCGTCGATGTCGCCGACGCCCGGTTCCGGCTTGATACCGGCGATGGCCGGGTCATGCTCGGCCTGAGCGGGAGGGGGATGCTGACCGACGGGTTCGCCGGCACGCTGCGTGCCCGCTCGGCCCGACTTGGTATCGCTGGCTGCACGCTGGACGATGTCGCCGCGACGATGCGGGTCCGCATCAAGGATGGCGCGCCGGGCTTTGACGGGCCGGCCCGGGCGGTTCGGATCGCCTGCGCAGATATACGTGCCGCACAGGCACGGTTCGACATCAAGGCTGCGCTCGATGCCTCGCTGGCGCGCTGGAGGGGCAGTGCCGGCCTTGGTGTGTCGGCGATGGCATCGCCCCGGGGCCGGTTGAGCCGGCTGAGGGGCCATATCGGCTTCGATGGCGACCGCAGCCGTACGGCCGGCGCGGTCACGCTTCGCTCCGGCACAGTCTCGTCGCCGGAAATCAGTGCCGGCTCGACGGCGATATCCGGCCACTATTCGATCGGCGAAACCACCGCTTTCGAGGGCGAGGCCGCTGTTCAGCGCGCGGCGTTGCCCGCTTCTCTGATCGGCCGGGTCGCGGGCTATGCCGACACCGCCCAGGGCACGCCGGCGGCACCCCTGATCCGGCAGCTCGCGCTTGCCTTGCGGGATGCCGGTCGCGGCTTCGGCGGTACCGCGACCGTCGAACTGGCCATGCGCGGCGACAGGAGCGCGCTTCGCGTGCGGCGGTTCGATCTTGCCGCGCATTCCGGCGCACGTCTGCGTTTCGATCGGGGTACGGGGTTGGGACTGGACCTGCGCGACGGCGGGGTCGATCTTGCCGGACAGCTTTCGCTCGGCGGCGGCGGTCTCCCGGAAGCGGTGCTGAAGCTCATACGGCGGCCGGGAAGCGATGAGCTTCGCGGCACCGGTACCGTCCGCCCCTATCGGGCGGGCCCCGCCCAGCTCGCACTCTCCGACCTTGATTTCAGGTGGCGGGGCAAAGCGGGTGAAGTTCGGACGACGATGACCCTGTCGGGCCCGCTCGGCGACGGGCGCGTGGACGGGCTATCGATGCCGCTGCTGTTGCGCTGGAACGCGCAGATGGTCGAAGTGAACCCGGCATGCGCCGCGATCGGCTTTGCGCGCATCGCTGCTGCGGGCATGGCGCTGGCGGGGGACAGCCTCTCACTCTGTCCTGTCGGCGCGGCGATGATCCGGTGGAGTCCACAGGGGCTCGCTGGCGGTATTCGCACCCTGAAGCCTGAGCTCAAGGGCAGGGTCGGGGACAGCCCTCTCACCCTCGCGGCGGATGCGGCGCAGATCGACCTCGCCGCCAGCCGCTTTGCGATCGCCAATGCTGCGGTGCGCCTGGGCGCCGATCAGGCGACGCGCCTGGACATCGGTCAGCTCGCCGGCGATTTCCGCGCGGGGCCGGGCGGCGACTTCGAAGCGCTCAACGGCCGCATCGGCGCCGTGCCGCTGGCGCTATCGAACGGCAAGGGGAACTGGCGGATCGAGAAGGGCGATCTCTCGCTTCGCGGCGCCTTCACGCTTTCCGACACCGAGCCCCAGCCCCGCTTCGAACCGTTGCAGGCTCCCGACGCGACCCTGCGGCTGAACGACGGCAAGATCACCGCACAGGCCGGGCTTGTCAGCCCCAAGCGCCAGTTGACGGTGGGAAGCGTGACGCTGGCGCATGATCTGACGCTGGGGGCAGGGCATGCGCTGCTCGATATCCCCGGCATTCGTTTCCAGACCGAAGGGCTGCAACCCAATGAGCTGACCGCGCTCACCTATGGCGTGATCGCCGATGTGGACGGGCTGGTTGCTGGCAGTGGCCGGTTCGACTGGTCGGGCGAGACGGTGACAAGCACGGGCCGCTTCACCGCGACCGAGATCAGTCTGGCAGCGGTCTTCGGCCAGGTTCAGGGGCTGACGACCCGGCTTGAGTTCGCCGATCTCCTCAACATGCGTACTGCGCCCGGGCAGTCGGCCACGATGGCCGAGATCAACCCGGGCGTTCCGGTTCGCGACGGGGCGCTGCGCTATCGGCTGCTCGATGCCCGCCGTGTGGAGGTGGAAGGGGGACGCTGGCCCTTCGCCGGGGGCGAGCTGATCCTCGATCCCACCATCCTCGATTTCGACGAGACGCAGGAACGGCGGATGACCTTCCACGTGAAGGGCGTCGATGCGGCCCTGTTCCTCAAGGAAATGGCGTTCGACAATCTCGATGCCACGGGCACGTTCGACGGCACGCTCCCGATGATCTTCGACGCGAAGGGCGGCCGGATCGAGAGCGGGGAGCTTCGCGCGCGGTCAGGCGGGCGCATCGCCTATGTTGGCGAGATATCGCGGCAGGATGTCGGTTTTTGGGGCAATATGGCGTTCCAGGCGCTGAAATCGCTGAACTACCGGAATCTCAGCCTCCGGATGAATGGACCACTGGCCGGCGAGATGGTCACCGACGTCAGCTTTTCCGGCGTGAGCCAGGGCGAGGGAACCCAGTCGAATTTCCTGATCCGCAGGCTCGCGAAACTACCCTTCGTGTTCAACGTCCGGATCAGCGCGCCCTTCCGCCAGCTGATGGACTCGGTTCAGTCCTGGTACGATCCCAGCCGGCTGATCGAACGCAACCTGCCCTCGTTGATCGAGGAACAGAAACGTGCAGAGGAAGCCGCCAAACCCGCCGTTCAGCCTCGCGAAAGCGGCCCCGTCCCATGA
- a CDS encoding YnbE family lipoprotein, protein MQLRSKTQALPRWLGYLGVAPAVVAGGCVNVTAPDKPIVINLNISITQEVVYRLDNKAKAIIQDNPGIF, encoded by the coding sequence ATGCAGCTACGAAGCAAGACACAGGCGTTGCCGCGATGGCTTGGATATCTCGGGGTGGCTCCCGCGGTGGTCGCGGGCGGCTGTGTCAACGTGACGGCGCCCGACAAGCCGATCGTCATCAACCTCAACATTTCGATCACCCAGGAAGTGGTCTATCGTCTCGACAACAAGGCGAAGGCCATCATTCAGGACAATCCGGGAATCTTCTGA
- a CDS encoding YdbL family protein, whose product MRNLLSTFGFAAALTATLVVPASAQRDPAYQAARQAGLVGEQPDGYLGIVGVATPELQAIVNNINIQRKRQYTQQAAASSTVEQMAFVTGCNLIARTAPGEKYRAPDGRWLTRGSEPPVRDPRCL is encoded by the coding sequence ATGCGCAACCTGCTTTCCACCTTCGGCTTCGCGGCGGCGCTGACCGCCACGCTGGTCGTTCCCGCCTCCGCTCAGCGCGATCCCGCCTATCAGGCGGCGCGCCAGGCCGGGCTCGTCGGCGAGCAGCCCGACGGCTATCTCGGCATCGTCGGCGTCGCGACGCCCGAGCTTCAGGCGATCGTGAACAACATCAACATCCAGCGGAAGCGCCAGTACACCCAGCAGGCGGCGGCGAGCTCCACGGTCGAGCAGATGGCGTTCGTCACCGGCTGCAACCTCATCGCCCGCACCGCGCCGGGCGAGAAGTATCGTGCGCCCGACGGCCGCTGGCTGACGCGCGGCAGCGAGCCCCCGGTGAGGGATCCCCGCTGCCTCTGA
- a CDS encoding TonB-dependent receptor plug domain-containing protein, whose translation MKTRDLLFLTTACGLAIAAAPSRAQSSGDAAAQAADAAEDEAPAELVITGSRIDRAGFDAPTPTTVLSGDALLQGDRPSIAQVLNDLPQFRASTSPVTNFSGTASGSSPADLRGLGTTRTLTLLNGRRFTGAGDLNTVPQGLISRVEVVTGGASAAWGSGAVGGVVNILLNEKLEGLTIGAQSGVSSREDAFRYGFDASFGTKFADGAGHFMIGVQYMNDEGVLDRDSRPNLGSTTLFSKPGGGRVIAQDVNYSNASVGGLITTGVLAGQTFERDGTLRPFRFGSPNDGSSMVGGEGTSLRDETALSAPYQRLNGYARASFELGDAKLWVDGSYSRMWAEYPFYAESNRGGSSITVSRDNPFLPKAVRDRLIAANQTSFRMGRVFEDYGYRTFGYTRETIDAAIGIDGSFGGGKWRYSAYYGHGQLIDDRGYLNQKVDANFTRAIDVVAHPVTGAPICRVALTDPATACRPLNVFGEGNADPAAVAYAFSNTAHVRNTTKLDTAAISLRGDPFSLWAGPVSVAIGAEARWESIESSGLDPISAARGFTTFNFSELNGGFNVKEGFAEVAVPLLDQDFSKLEFSAAGRYSHYSNTGSVNSWKLGLTNRVYSELLLRVSRSRDIRSGSLSELFTNRSTTRSTVADGANGSYEIITYGGGNQALDPEIGETTTAGVTWSPSSVPGLSLSVDYFDIRIKGAISTLSGQDIITRCANGNTALCGQIVRGSDNKIAHIFATFVNLAEYKTHGIDFEASYNLPLSKLSAAWPGTLKFRGLATYVPSLTTDDGVSKIEYAGEVGEALPFGTPKWRASGSLTYQDQTLSVDARLRYVAGGMWNSALKDLENNAIKARTYVDLGARVTVDKLTLSLNVNNLFDVDPPLTTTGQIHYDQIGRYFSTTAKIRF comes from the coding sequence ATGAAAACTCGGGATCTGCTGTTTCTGACCACGGCCTGCGGCCTCGCCATCGCCGCGGCGCCGTCCCGGGCTCAGTCCAGCGGTGATGCGGCAGCGCAGGCGGCCGATGCTGCGGAGGACGAGGCGCCCGCGGAACTCGTCATCACCGGATCGCGCATCGATCGCGCCGGCTTCGACGCGCCGACGCCGACCACGGTGTTGAGCGGCGACGCGCTGCTGCAGGGCGATCGCCCGAGCATTGCGCAGGTGCTGAACGATCTGCCCCAGTTCCGGGCCTCTACCTCGCCTGTCACAAACTTCTCGGGCACCGCCTCGGGCTCTTCGCCCGCCGATCTGCGCGGCCTCGGCACGACGCGCACGCTGACCCTGCTCAACGGCCGCCGCTTCACCGGCGCCGGCGATCTCAACACCGTGCCCCAGGGGTTGATCAGCCGGGTCGAGGTGGTCACCGGCGGCGCATCGGCGGCCTGGGGCTCAGGCGCCGTGGGCGGCGTGGTCAACATCCTGCTCAACGAGAAGCTGGAGGGGCTGACGATCGGCGCGCAGAGCGGCGTCTCGTCGCGCGAGGACGCGTTCCGCTACGGCTTCGATGCGAGCTTCGGGACGAAGTTCGCCGATGGCGCGGGCCACTTCATGATCGGCGTTCAGTATATGAACGACGAAGGTGTGCTCGACCGCGATTCCCGCCCGAATCTCGGCAGCACGACGCTGTTCTCCAAGCCGGGCGGCGGGCGGGTGATCGCGCAGGACGTGAACTACTCCAACGCCAGTGTCGGCGGCCTGATCACCACCGGCGTGCTGGCCGGGCAGACCTTCGAGCGCGACGGCACACTGCGTCCGTTCCGCTTCGGCAGCCCGAACGATGGCTCCTCGATGGTCGGCGGCGAGGGTACCAGCTTGCGCGACGAGACCGCGCTGTCGGCGCCCTATCAGCGGCTGAACGGCTATGCCCGCGCCAGCTTCGAACTGGGTGACGCGAAGCTGTGGGTCGATGGCAGCTACTCGCGGATGTGGGCCGAATATCCCTTCTATGCCGAGAGCAATCGCGGCGGCAGCAGCATCACGGTCTCGCGCGACAACCCCTTCCTGCCCAAGGCGGTGCGCGACCGGCTGATCGCGGCGAACCAGACCAGCTTCCGCATGGGCCGCGTGTTCGAGGATTATGGCTATCGCACCTTCGGCTACACGCGTGAGACGATCGATGCCGCGATCGGCATCGACGGATCGTTCGGCGGCGGGAAGTGGCGGTACAGCGCCTATTACGGCCATGGTCAGCTGATCGACGATCGCGGCTATCTGAACCAGAAGGTCGATGCGAACTTCACGCGGGCGATCGATGTCGTCGCGCATCCGGTGACCGGCGCGCCGATCTGCCGCGTGGCACTGACCGACCCTGCCACCGCATGCCGTCCGCTCAACGTCTTCGGTGAGGGCAATGCCGATCCGGCGGCGGTCGCCTATGCCTTTTCGAATACGGCGCATGTCCGCAACACGACCAAGCTCGATACGGCGGCGATCAGCCTGCGCGGCGATCCCTTCTCGCTCTGGGCGGGGCCGGTGTCGGTCGCGATCGGTGCGGAGGCGCGCTGGGAATCGATCGAATCCAGCGGCCTCGATCCGATCTCCGCCGCGCGGGGCTTCACGACCTTCAACTTCTCCGAGCTCAATGGCGGCTTCAACGTCAAGGAGGGCTTTGCCGAAGTCGCGGTGCCGCTGCTCGATCAGGATTTCAGCAAGCTCGAATTCAGCGCCGCGGGCCGGTACAGCCACTATAGCAACACCGGCAGCGTCAATTCGTGGAAGCTGGGCTTGACCAACCGCGTATACAGCGAGTTGCTGCTGCGCGTTTCGCGTTCGCGCGACATTCGTTCGGGCAGTCTCAGCGAATTGTTCACCAACCGTTCGACCACCCGGTCGACCGTCGCCGACGGGGCGAACGGCAGCTACGAGATCATCACCTATGGCGGCGGCAACCAGGCACTGGACCCCGAGATCGGCGAGACGACCACGGCCGGCGTGACCTGGTCGCCCTCCTCCGTTCCGGGCCTCAGCCTGTCGGTCGACTATTTCGATATCCGCATCAAGGGCGCCATCTCGACGCTGAGCGGCCAGGACATCATCACGCGCTGCGCCAACGGCAATACCGCATTGTGCGGGCAGATCGTCCGCGGCAGCGACAACAAGATCGCGCACATCTTCGCGACGTTCGTGAATCTCGCCGAATACAAGACCCACGGCATCGATTTCGAGGCGTCGTACAATCTGCCGCTCAGCAAGCTGTCGGCCGCATGGCCGGGCACGCTCAAGTTCCGCGGCCTCGCGACCTATGTCCCCAGCCTCACCACCGACGATGGCGTCAGCAAGATCGAATATGCGGGTGAGGTCGGCGAAGCGCTTCCGTTCGGCACGCCGAAATGGCGCGCGAGCGGCAGCCTGACCTATCAGGATCAGACGCTGAGCGTCGATGCGCGCCTGCGCTATGTCGCTGGCGGCATGTGGAATAGCGCGCTGAAGGATCTGGAGAACAACGCGATCAAGGCGCGGACCTATGTCGACCTCGGCGCGCGGGTGACGGTCGACAAGCTGACGCTGTCGCTCAACGTCAACAACCTGTTCGATGTCGATCCGCCGCTGACGACGACCGGCCAGATCCACTATGACCAGATCGGCCGCTACTTCTCGACCACGGCGAAGATCCGGTTCTGA